One genomic segment of Pseudomonadota bacterium includes these proteins:
- a CDS encoding Gfo/Idh/MocA family oxidoreductase, with product MSKIRAAVIGVGYLGRFHAQKYAQLPACELVAVVDGREEVRRSVAAEVGSTAVADYRELLGKVDAVSVVTPTPAHFEIADAFLAAGAHVLVEKPITETPEQARALIAQAAKHQRLLQVGHLERFNAAILAAEPHLSTPRFMECQRLAPYKERGTDVNVVLDLMIHDIDLVQSLARSEIVSIDAIGSPVFSGEIDIANARIRFANGCVANTTASRVSLKTERKLRIFEDAAYISLDLQQKILTLIRKREGPPQAGQLPVSIEEANLEQGDALKSEIESFLECIRNNRRPIVSGEDGLRALETAIRITEQVHANLEATRKPA from the coding sequence ATGAGCAAAATCAGGGCGGCGGTGATCGGTGTCGGCTATCTCGGGCGTTTTCACGCGCAGAAATACGCCCAGCTTCCCGCCTGCGAACTCGTGGCGGTGGTCGACGGGCGCGAAGAAGTGCGCCGATCGGTAGCCGCGGAAGTTGGCAGCACGGCCGTGGCCGACTACCGTGAGCTGCTCGGGAAGGTGGATGCCGTCAGCGTGGTGACCCCCACGCCGGCACATTTCGAAATTGCCGACGCATTTCTGGCAGCCGGCGCGCATGTATTGGTGGAAAAGCCCATCACCGAAACGCCCGAACAGGCCCGGGCGCTCATCGCTCAAGCCGCAAAACACCAACGCCTGCTGCAGGTCGGCCATCTCGAGCGGTTCAACGCCGCGATCCTGGCCGCCGAGCCGCATCTGAGCACCCCCAGGTTCATGGAATGCCAGCGGCTCGCCCCCTACAAGGAGCGCGGCACCGACGTGAACGTGGTGCTCGACCTCATGATCCACGACATCGACCTCGTGCAGTCGCTGGCGCGCAGCGAGATCGTCAGCATCGACGCCATCGGCAGCCCCGTGTTCTCCGGTGAAATCGACATTGCAAACGCGCGCATCCGCTTCGCGAACGGCTGCGTGGCGAACACCACGGCCAGCCGCGTGAGCCTCAAGACCGAACGCAAGTTGCGGATCTTCGAGGACGCCGCCTACATCTCGCTCGACCTGCAGCAGAAGATCCTGACGCTGATCCGCAAGCGCGAAGGCCCGCCGCAGGCGGGGCAACTGCCGGTGAGCATCGAAGAAGCGAATCTCGAGCAGGGCGATGCGCTCAAGAGCGAGATCGAATCCTTCCTCGAATGCATACGGAACAACCGCCGTCCGATCGTGTCTGGAGAAGACGGGCTGCGGGCGCTCGAGACGGCCATACGCATCACCGAACAGGTACACGCGAACCTGGAGGCGACACGGAAGCCGGCTTGA
- a CDS encoding DUF1249 domain-containing protein gives MLNDALTLVSWRSSPRSFVALMSLYESNYLRLSELAGNLKNLLDVCVSRVADDCDLRLTVTERSPYTTSFDLTYLFQQEDGVSTYPDMRVRVYHDARLVEAQEWAAQHDHEALRHLRGLAERELDQRWARDTMLNKWLEYCIDRGHGFRA, from the coding sequence ATGTTGAATGACGCACTCACTCTCGTTTCATGGCGCTCGAGCCCGCGCAGCTTCGTCGCGCTCATGTCGTTGTACGAAAGCAATTACCTGCGCCTCTCGGAGTTGGCGGGAAATCTGAAAAACCTGCTCGACGTGTGTGTCTCGCGCGTGGCGGACGACTGTGATTTGCGTCTCACGGTGACCGAGCGTTCGCCATACACCACGAGTTTCGACCTGACCTATCTTTTCCAGCAGGAAGATGGCGTATCCACTTACCCGGACATGCGCGTGCGCGTCTATCACGACGCCCGTCTGGTCGAGGCCCAGGAATGGGCGGCCCAGCACGACCACGAGGCGTTGCGGCACCTGCGGGGGCTGGCGGAGCGTGAACTGGATCAGCGTTGGGCCCGCGATACGATGTTAAATAAGTGGCTGGAGTACTGCATCGATCGCGGCCACGGGTTTCGCGCCTGA
- a CDS encoding carboxy terminal-processing peptidase — translation MNSSSTRYNRWLAPSMLVALLVLTGSAQAPANTQLPAGSVVPSERHKSVARRVGSMLEGMHYSGAKLDDRLSAIVYARYLESIDGQHSSLLASDVADFEQYKLRFDDMIRSGDVDPAFAIFARFQQRNRERIKFAISQLDKEPDWTLNETFEFDREKAPFAASSAELDEFWRKRVKNDALSLLLTGKSWDEAAKLLKKRYETTLKRIDQISADDVFESLMNSYARAYDPHSSYFSPRSSEEYRIQMSLNYDGIGASLQLVDDYVTIMNVIEGGPAAVAGTLSVKDRITGVGQGKEGPVTDVLGWRIDDVVQLIRGRAGTQVRLQVLPAGAAPGTAEKSLEFTRNKVTLEAQASQKELRTIKRGDKEYKVGIINVPAFYQDVEAQNAGDKEFRSTTRDVRRLINELKAEKIDGLVLDLRGNGGGYLPEATALTGLFIDKGPVVQLKVTTGELEVQDDPESGAAYSGPLAVLVDRFSASASEIFAGALQDYHRATILGQRTFGKGTVQNLVPLDRWSPRPVNGQLTVTIGKFYRVTGESTQHRGVEPDVTLPSQIDMDEFGESALEGALPWDRIAGVPFRSEAKGQQPNIPLLATEEKTRADKDPDYRWLVADLAAADQMRKQTSLSLNLQTRKAERERVDKERLGRENARRAAQNLPAIKSSEELADVKFPDTVLDQATEVMTDMVTGLRPIHAAPSRTVRAEPKAPG, via the coding sequence ATGAATTCATCGTCAACCCGTTATAACCGCTGGCTCGCCCCTTCCATGCTCGTCGCACTGCTGGTGCTGACGGGTTCGGCCCAGGCCCCCGCCAATACGCAGCTTCCCGCGGGCTCCGTGGTCCCCAGCGAACGGCACAAGTCGGTGGCGAGACGCGTCGGCTCGATGCTCGAGGGCATGCACTACAGCGGCGCCAAGCTCGATGACCGGCTTTCGGCGATCGTGTACGCGCGGTACCTGGAGAGCATCGATGGCCAGCACTCGAGCCTGCTCGCCTCCGACGTCGCGGATTTCGAGCAGTACAAGCTGCGCTTCGACGACATGATCCGCAGCGGCGACGTCGACCCGGCATTCGCCATCTTCGCGCGCTTCCAGCAGCGCAACCGCGAGCGAATCAAGTTTGCGATTTCCCAGCTCGACAAAGAGCCGGATTGGACTCTGAACGAAACCTTCGAATTCGATCGCGAGAAAGCGCCGTTCGCGGCCAGCTCCGCCGAGCTCGACGAGTTCTGGCGCAAGCGGGTCAAGAACGACGCGTTGTCGCTGCTGCTCACCGGCAAGAGCTGGGATGAAGCCGCCAAGCTGCTCAAGAAGCGCTACGAGACCACGCTCAAGCGCATCGACCAGATCAGCGCCGACGACGTGTTCGAGTCGCTGATGAATTCCTACGCGCGCGCCTACGACCCGCATTCGAGCTACTTCTCGCCGCGCAGCTCCGAGGAATACCGCATCCAGATGAGCCTCAACTACGACGGCATCGGCGCGTCGCTGCAGCTCGTCGACGACTACGTGACCATCATGAACGTCATCGAAGGCGGACCCGCCGCCGTGGCCGGCACCTTGTCCGTAAAGGACCGCATCACCGGCGTCGGTCAGGGCAAGGAAGGCCCGGTTACCGACGTGCTCGGCTGGCGCATAGACGATGTGGTGCAGCTCATCCGCGGCCGCGCAGGTACGCAGGTCCGCCTGCAGGTGCTGCCGGCCGGCGCCGCGCCCGGAACTGCCGAGAAATCCCTCGAATTCACGCGCAACAAGGTGACGCTCGAAGCGCAGGCCTCGCAGAAAGAGCTGCGCACCATCAAGCGCGGCGACAAGGAATACAAGGTCGGCATCATCAACGTGCCCGCCTTCTACCAGGACGTCGAGGCACAGAACGCCGGCGACAAGGAATTCCGCAGCACGACGCGCGACGTGCGCCGTCTCATCAACGAACTGAAGGCCGAAAAGATCGATGGTCTGGTGCTCGACCTGCGCGGTAATGGCGGCGGCTATCTGCCCGAAGCCACCGCGCTCACCGGCCTATTCATCGACAAGGGCCCGGTCGTACAGCTCAAGGTCACCACCGGCGAGCTCGAGGTGCAGGACGACCCCGAGAGCGGCGCCGCGTATTCGGGCCCGCTTGCGGTGCTGGTCGATCGCTTCAGCGCTTCGGCTTCGGAAATCTTCGCCGGTGCGCTGCAGGATTATCATCGGGCCACCATTCTCGGTCAGCGCACCTTCGGCAAAGGCACCGTGCAGAATCTCGTGCCGCTCGATCGCTGGTCGCCGCGCCCGGTGAACGGCCAGCTCACGGTCACCATCGGCAAGTTCTATCGCGTCACGGGCGAGAGCACCCAGCACCGCGGCGTCGAGCCCGACGTCACGCTGCCCTCGCAGATCGACATGGATGAATTCGGTGAGAGCGCGCTCGAAGGCGCGCTGCCCTGGGATCGCATCGCCGGAGTGCCGTTCCGCAGCGAAGCCAAGGGACAGCAGCCGAACATTCCGCTGCTCGCGACCGAAGAGAAAACGCGCGCCGACAAGGACCCGGATTATCGCTGGCTGGTCGCCGACCTCGCCGCCGCCGACCAGATGCGCAAGCAGACCTCGTTGTCGCTCAACCTCCAGACCCGCAAGGCCGAACGCGAGCGTGTGGATAAGGAACGCCTGGGTCGCGAGAATGCTCGCCGGGCCGCGCAGAACCTGCCGGCGATCAAGTCCTCGGAAGAACTCGCGGACGTGAAATTCCCCGACACCGTACTCGACCAGGCGACCGAAGTGATGACCGACATGGTGACGGGACTTCGCCCGATCCATGCGGCGCCGTCACGTACGGTGCGCGCCGAACCCAAGGCGCCGGGCTGA
- a CDS encoding pyridoxal-phosphate dependent enzyme, translating to MKPDLPAFADVVAAAARIGPHIVRTPVMRSAAFDARAQAQVFFKCENLQTGGAFKYRGAMNAVLQLDPARTTRVITHSSGNHGNALALAARARGIRAIVIVPRDSPRSKIANIEAAGARVELCDPGLPAREKRLAEVLASEPGELVHPFDDSRIIAGQGTAVLELLADVPDLQVVSTPVGGGGLIGGSALAAKALAPGIRVVGAEPSQADDAFQSFRSGERRAVVTPNTIADGLRASIGVRNFELLRSHVDDVVTVSEAQIMEAMRIVMNDLKLLIEPSSAVPVAAALAGKLGSAGQRIGIVLSGGNVDLNLCPFLRGERM from the coding sequence GTGAAGCCGGATCTGCCCGCGTTCGCCGACGTGGTGGCTGCCGCGGCGCGTATCGGGCCGCACATCGTGCGCACACCCGTCATGCGTTCCGCCGCGTTCGACGCGCGCGCGCAGGCGCAGGTGTTCTTCAAATGCGAAAACCTGCAGACCGGCGGCGCGTTCAAGTATCGCGGCGCCATGAATGCCGTGCTGCAGCTCGATCCGGCGCGAACAACGCGCGTGATCACGCATTCATCGGGCAATCACGGCAACGCGTTGGCCCTTGCGGCGCGCGCCCGTGGCATACGCGCCATCGTGATCGTGCCGCGCGATTCTCCACGCTCCAAGATCGCGAACATCGAAGCAGCCGGCGCGCGGGTGGAGTTGTGCGACCCCGGCTTGCCGGCGCGCGAGAAGCGGCTGGCGGAAGTCCTGGCAAGCGAGCCCGGTGAGCTGGTCCATCCTTTCGATGACTCGCGGATCATCGCGGGGCAGGGTACCGCCGTGCTCGAGTTGTTAGCCGACGTACCGGACTTGCAAGTCGTGAGCACGCCGGTGGGCGGCGGCGGATTGATCGGCGGAAGCGCGCTCGCCGCGAAGGCTCTGGCGCCCGGTATCCGCGTGGTCGGTGCCGAGCCGTCGCAGGCGGACGATGCCTTCCAGTCATTCCGCAGCGGCGAGCGTCGCGCGGTCGTGACGCCCAACACCATCGCCGATGGATTGCGTGCGTCGATCGGGGTGCGCAACTTCGAGTTGCTGCGTTCTCACGTCGACGACGTGGTCACCGTCAGTGAAGCGCAGATCATGGAAGCGATGCGCATCGTGATGAACGATCTCAAATTGCTGATCGAGCCGTCTTCGGCGGTGCCGGTCGCCGCGGCCCTGGCGGGCAAGCTCGGATCGGCCGGGCAGCGCATTGGCATCGTGTTGTCGGGCGGCAATGTCGACCTGAACCTCTGCCCCTTCCTGCGCGGCGAGCGGATGTAA
- a CDS encoding DsbA family oxidoreductase: protein MIRPLRDARRTLDIDLVADFTCPWSWLGMAQLTRALGNLSGDVETRLRWHPFRMAAPKENAAPRSFHEYLAERLPTGISVPFAEKSLTEAGRELGIDFHFEKLGALPSTSEAHRLVQLADKEDRHANVAAAIFRAYFERGDDIGDVNVLTRIGGEAGLDPQTLKAFRETREGDSALVGSEDRMRGFGVRTVPNLLFGGRVLVPGTVNVATYVHALDQALFPVADEEAKEKPTLH from the coding sequence ATGATCAGACCGCTCCGGGACGCACGCCGCACGCTCGACATCGATCTCGTCGCGGACTTCACCTGTCCCTGGTCATGGCTCGGCATGGCGCAGCTCACGCGGGCGCTCGGGAATCTCTCGGGTGATGTCGAAACGCGGCTGCGCTGGCACCCGTTCCGCATGGCCGCGCCAAAAGAAAACGCCGCGCCGCGCAGTTTCCATGAGTACCTCGCGGAGCGTTTGCCGACGGGCATCAGCGTACCGTTTGCCGAAAAAAGCCTGACGGAGGCTGGTCGCGAGCTGGGCATCGATTTTCATTTCGAGAAACTCGGCGCATTGCCAAGCACCTCGGAAGCACATCGGCTCGTCCAGCTGGCGGACAAGGAAGACCGGCACGCCAACGTCGCCGCGGCGATCTTCCGTGCCTACTTCGAGCGCGGAGATGACATCGGCGACGTGAACGTGCTGACCCGGATCGGCGGCGAGGCGGGCCTCGATCCGCAGACGCTGAAAGCGTTCCGCGAAACCCGCGAAGGCGATAGTGCACTGGTCGGCAGCGAAGATCGCATGCGTGGCTTTGGGGTGCGCACGGTGCCCAACCTGTTGTTCGGTGGCCGAGTGCTGGTCCCGGGAACCGTGAACGTCGCGACCTATGTGCATGCGCTCGACCAGGCGCTGTTTCCGGTTGCCGACGAGGAAGCGAAGGAAAAGCCGACGCTGCATTGA
- a CDS encoding helix-turn-helix transcriptional regulator, translating into MTHAVRNRIREWRVLRGDLTQEQLANACDVTRQTIIALEGGKYSPSLELAFKISRALGRKLDEVFQYTE; encoded by the coding sequence ATGACCCATGCAGTTCGCAACCGGATTCGCGAGTGGCGCGTGCTGCGTGGCGATCTGACGCAGGAGCAGCTCGCGAACGCATGCGATGTCACGCGCCAGACCATCATTGCGCTCGAAGGGGGAAAATATTCTCCGTCACTCGAGCTCGCTTTCAAAATCTCGCGCGCGCTCGGACGCAAGCTCGACGAGGTTTTTCAGTACACGGAATAA
- a CDS encoding FAD-binding oxidoreductase, which translates to MTQDTLKADLLAIVGEQGMLVGAAVRERAGTLFHGRVDAELLVRPRSTEQVSAVLRLCHARGQPVVTHGGLTGLVNGADAAANDIVLSLESMNSIERVDVPGRCLRAQAGVQLGRVQREAETHGMVFPLDLGARDSATVGGNISTNAGGLRVLRYGMMRNLVLGVEAVLADGTVLTSLNRMLKNNAGYDLKQLFIGSEGTLGVVTRAELRLVSRTRSQETLLASLPSFDALVDLLERLDSGLGGQLAAFEALWGNYYDYNTAPPAENIAPLARGAPFYAIAETLGGDPVGDRARLEQVLGEALEAGTITDVTLANSENERRAIWAIREDVWQVRNIAPLLTFDVSLPIENMRAYSEEVCASVTAFAGENRAFVFGHMADGNLHLAIASGDDAATRAKVEDMVYRPLAAIGGSISAEHGIGLEKRAYLPLSRTAAEISTMRLLKQALDPKGILNPGKVFA; encoded by the coding sequence ATGACTCAGGACACTCTCAAGGCAGATCTTCTTGCCATCGTCGGCGAACAGGGAATGCTCGTCGGCGCAGCGGTGCGCGAACGCGCTGGCACGCTGTTTCACGGTCGCGTCGATGCCGAACTACTGGTGCGGCCGCGCAGTACCGAACAGGTTTCCGCCGTGCTCCGGTTGTGCCATGCCCGCGGCCAGCCGGTCGTGACGCACGGCGGACTCACCGGCCTGGTGAACGGTGCGGATGCCGCGGCGAATGACATCGTCCTGTCGCTCGAATCCATGAACTCCATCGAACGCGTCGACGTTCCGGGGCGTTGCCTGCGTGCGCAGGCGGGCGTGCAGCTCGGACGCGTGCAGCGCGAAGCGGAGACGCACGGGATGGTCTTTCCGCTCGATCTGGGCGCGCGCGACAGCGCGACGGTGGGCGGCAACATCTCGACCAACGCCGGCGGGCTGCGCGTCCTGCGTTACGGGATGATGCGCAATCTGGTGCTCGGCGTCGAAGCCGTGCTGGCCGACGGCACCGTGCTCACCTCGCTCAACCGCATGCTCAAGAACAATGCCGGTTACGACCTCAAGCAATTGTTCATCGGCAGTGAAGGCACCCTCGGTGTCGTGACGCGGGCGGAGTTGCGCCTGGTATCGCGCACCCGCAGCCAGGAAACCTTGCTGGCTTCGCTGCCGTCATTTGATGCCTTGGTGGATTTGCTGGAACGCCTGGACTCGGGTCTGGGCGGTCAACTCGCAGCCTTCGAGGCGTTGTGGGGCAACTACTACGACTACAACACCGCGCCGCCGGCCGAAAACATCGCACCGCTCGCGCGCGGTGCGCCGTTCTACGCCATCGCCGAAACACTGGGCGGCGACCCGGTTGGTGACCGCGCGCGTCTCGAGCAGGTGCTGGGCGAAGCACTCGAAGCCGGCACGATCACCGATGTGACGCTCGCCAATTCCGAGAACGAGCGGCGCGCCATCTGGGCGATCCGTGAAGACGTGTGGCAGGTGAGGAACATCGCTCCGCTGCTCACGTTCGACGTGAGCCTGCCGATCGAGAACATGCGGGCCTATTCCGAGGAGGTGTGCGCGTCCGTCACGGCCTTCGCGGGCGAGAACCGCGCCTTCGTGTTCGGACACATGGCGGATGGCAACCTGCACCTGGCGATCGCTTCCGGCGATGATGCGGCAACCCGCGCCAAGGTGGAGGACATGGTCTACCGGCCATTGGCCGCCATTGGCGGCTCCATCTCGGCCGAGCACGGCATCGGTCTCGAGAAACGCGCCTATCTACCTTTGTCGCGCACCGCGGCTGAGATTTCCACCATGCGCCTGCTCAAGCAGGCGCTCGACCCGAAAGGCATTCTCAATCCCGGCAAGGTCTTCGCATGA
- the aguB gene encoding N-carbamoylputrescine amidase, with protein MSKLPPHLNTGKREVHVAAMQFACGWDVDANIATAEKLVRQAAGLGAQIILIQELFETPYFCIEQDSRHLRLATSVSDNRAIKHFTKIARELNVVLPISFFEKSNNSYFNSIAILDADGANLGIYRKAHIPNGPGYQEKNYFSPGDTGFKVWDTKYARIGVGICWDQWFPECARVMALMGAELLFYPTAIGSEPPPAQPVNSRDHWQRTQQGHAAANLTPVIVSNRIGVERALQDPDGLYIKFYGSSFIADPTGAKLAEAGEEGEAVLTAKFDLAALAEQRDNWFVFRDRRPELYGALTTYDGGTHGR; from the coding sequence ATGAGCAAACTGCCTCCGCATCTCAATACCGGAAAACGGGAGGTCCATGTCGCGGCCATGCAATTCGCGTGCGGCTGGGACGTCGACGCCAACATCGCCACGGCCGAGAAACTCGTGCGGCAGGCGGCAGGTTTGGGGGCGCAGATCATCCTCATCCAGGAATTGTTCGAGACACCGTATTTCTGCATCGAGCAGGATTCACGGCATCTGCGGCTCGCCACCAGCGTTTCAGACAATCGCGCCATCAAACACTTCACCAAAATCGCGCGCGAATTGAACGTGGTGTTGCCGATCAGTTTCTTCGAGAAGTCCAACAACTCGTACTTCAATTCCATCGCGATCCTGGACGCGGACGGCGCCAACCTTGGCATTTATCGCAAGGCGCATATTCCCAACGGGCCGGGCTACCAGGAGAAGAACTACTTCAGCCCCGGCGATACCGGCTTCAAGGTCTGGGACACGAAGTACGCGCGCATCGGTGTCGGCATCTGCTGGGATCAGTGGTTCCCAGAGTGCGCCCGCGTCATGGCTCTCATGGGCGCGGAGCTGTTGTTCTATCCGACGGCCATCGGCAGCGAGCCGCCGCCGGCTCAGCCGGTGAACTCCCGCGATCACTGGCAACGCACCCAGCAAGGACACGCCGCCGCGAATCTCACGCCGGTGATCGTTTCGAACCGCATCGGTGTCGAGCGGGCGCTGCAGGATCCGGACGGGCTGTATATCAAGTTCTATGGGTCGAGCTTCATCGCGGACCCCACCGGCGCCAAACTCGCCGAAGCGGGCGAGGAAGGTGAAGCGGTGCTGACCGCGAAGTTCGATCTCGCCGCGCTCGCGGAACAGCGCGACAACTGGTTCGTATTCCGCGACCGGCGCCCGGAGCTCTATGGGGCGCTCACTACCTACGATGGAGGGACCCATGGTCGATAA